A single genomic interval of Spinacia oleracea cultivar Varoflay chromosome 6, BTI_SOV_V1, whole genome shotgun sequence harbors:
- the LOC130464196 gene encoding uncharacterized protein: protein MKEPTMEDVIPINSLLTAGKNTSSFWIKASAKIANFSQKFWYTGCNTCWRAIQADHGQTFNYRNCSGQERVVEARCRFSIELKDSPGAISATIFGKIAEEVFAMDVQKLMQFSDKTIRLIQLLWEFGHSLKSTTSN from the exons ATGAAAGAACCAACTATGGAAGACGTCATACCAATCAATTCACTTCTAACCGCTGGAAAG AATACATCATCGTTTTGGATTAAAGCATCTGCTAAAATAGCAAACTTCAGCCAAAAATTCTGGTACACTGGTTGCAATACATGTTGGAGGGCAATACAAGCGGACCACGGCCAAACATTTAACTATAGAAACTGCTCGGGACAAGAACGTGTTGTAGAAGCAAG ATGCCGTTTTTCCATAGAACTCAAAGACTCACCTGGTGCCATTTCAGCAACCATCTTTGGAAAAATTGCAGAAGAAGTTTTTGCAATGGATGTTCAAAAGCTTATGCAATTTAGTGACAAG ACAATAAGATTGATACAACTGCTCTGGGAATTTGGTCACTCACTAAAGAGTACTACTTCCAACTAA
- the LOC130464195 gene encoding uncharacterized protein, which translates to MLIVLLLKQGHKMTSAEFYDKFVCPELPDQNENPHLYTAVVKHMIHGPCGKLNPTNACMNKDGKCKNNYPKSFCFATVHGKKPYPVYRRRDNGKQVKVRGQILDNRWVVPYNPYLLAKFDCHINVEICSTVEAVKYLYKYIYKGHDRVAFHVYSNETKNEIDEIEQYQSGRWVSPPEAMWRIYKFALHEIYPSVQSLQLHLEGKQLVTFRNTDNLNVIVENDSSKETMLTQYFYMNKMKKNPKNLLYKQFPKEFVWNSQSKTWNKRGTKKTKKVIGRVVTANPIEGERYYLRILLNHIGTSTSFDDLKTLNNKKANTFHEAALMHGLLHSDNSLDLCLQEATMYRMPCSLRRLF; encoded by the coding sequence ATGCTCATTGTCTTATTATTAAAACAAGGCCACAAAATGACTTCTGCTGAATTTTATGACAAATTTGTTTGTCCCGAACTTCCTGATCAAAATGAAAATCCCCACTTATACACTGCCGTAGTGAAGCACATGATACATGGCCCTTGTGGGAAATTGAATCCAACTAATGCTTGTATGAATAAAGATGGAAAGTGCAAAAACAATTACCCAAAATCCTTTTGCTTTGCTACTGTACATGGTAAAAAACCATATCCAGTATATAGAAGAAGAGATAATGGAAAACAAGTTAAAGTAAGAGGTCAAATCTTAGATAATAGGTGGGTTGTACCATATAATCCATATTTGCTTGCAAAGTTTGATTGCCACATTAATGTTGAAATTTGTTCAACCGTTGAGGCAGTTAAGTATTTATACAAGTACATATACAAAGGCCATGATCGTGTCGCTTTTCATGTATATTCTAATGAAACTAAAAATGAAATAGACGAAATCGAGCAATATCAATCTGGTAGATGGGTTTCCCCCCCGGAAGCAATGTGGAGAATATATAAATTCGCTTTGCATGAAATATATCCATCCGTACAAAGTTTACAATTGCACTTGGAAGGAAAACAACTTGTGACATTTCGAAATACTGACAATTTAAACGTAATAGTAGAAAATGATTCATCCAAAGAAACGATGTTGACTCAATATTTTTACATgaacaaaatgaaaaaaaatcctaaaaactTACTTTACAAACAATTTCCGAAAGAGTTTGTTTGGAACTCACAATCCAAAACTTGGAACAAAAGAGGTACAAAAAAGACTAAAAAGGTTATTGGTCGCGTAGTTACTGCCAACCCCATTGAAGGAGAAAGATATTATCTACGTATACTACTAAACCATATTGGAACATCTACATCCTTTGATGATCTCAAGactttgaataataaaaaagctaATACATTTCACGAGGCAGCATTAATGCATGGCTTGCTCCATTCAGATAATAGCTTAGATCTTTGTTTACAAGAAGCCACAATGTATAGAATGCCTTGTAGTCTAAGGAGACTATTTTAA